One genomic region from Hoeflea algicola encodes:
- a CDS encoding IS5 family transposase (programmed frameshift) encodes MWTKANRGKYNRDGLRYPSDLTDAEWALVEPLIPPAKRGGRRREVNVREVLNGLLYVLSTGCQWRAVPKDLPPKSTLFSYFDLWNWDGTLGRIHQELYVKCREAMGREASPTAAVIDSQSVKGAEKGGFCIDPSGYDAGKKVKGKKRHILVDTVGLLLHALVHPADIQDRDGGLLVIKTLFGRYPFLKKLFADGGYQGPVFAKGQKKAMPGLAIKIIKRSDIVKGFEVLPRRWVVERTFAWLGRCRRLAKDFENLSRNALAFLKLASIRLMLRRLCSK; translated from the exons ATGTGGACGAAAGCGAACCGTGGGAAATACAATCGGGATGGTCTGCGCTATCCCAGCGATCTGACGGATGCGGAATGGGCGCTGGTCGAGCCTTTGATACCTCCTGCCAAGCGGGGTGGCCGCAGGCGTGAGGTCAATGTGCGCGAGGTTCTTAACGGCCTGCTTTATGTTCTCAGCACCGGCTGCCAATGGCGGGCTGTTCCGAAGGACTTGCCGCCGAAGAGCACCCTGTTCAGCTATTTCGACCTTTGGAACTGGGACGGCACACTCGGCCGTATTCATCAGGAGCTTTATGTGAAATGCCGCGAGGCGATGGGACGCGAGGCTAGCCCGACGGCGGCGGTCATCGACAGCCAGAGCGTCAAAGGCGCGGAAAAAGGGGGCTT TTGTATCGACCCGAGCGGGTATGATGCGGGGAAGAAGGTCAAGGGTAAGAAGCGGCATATCCTTGTCGACACGGTAGGTCTGCTGCTGCATGCGCTGGTTCATCCAGCCGACATCCAGGACCGCGACGGCGGTCTGCTGGTCATCAAGACGTTGTTCGGGCGCTATCCGTTTTTGAAGAAACTCTTTGCGGACGGTGGCTATCAGGGACCTGTCTTCGCCAAGGGTCAGAAGAAGGCCATGCCCGGGCTGGCGATCAAGATCATCAAGCGATCCGACATCGTCAAGGGTTTTGAGGTTCTGCCGAGACGCTGGGTGGTCGAACGGACTTTCGCGTGGCTTGGGCGATGCCGCAGGCTAGCCAAGGACTTCGAGAACCTGTCGCGCAACGCGCTCGCCTTTCTCAAACTCGCGTCTATCCGCCTCATGCTGCGAAGGCTCTGTTCAAAATGA
- a CDS encoding ATP-binding cassette domain-containing protein — MKANDWEAPKGTKTFLHAKSISKSYGGLKAVSEVDLKIHRGEVVALVGDNGAGKSTLIKMLSGVISPDRGAIEIDGQPIRFLGPSDARTAGIETLHQHLGLVEVFNVPENIFLGQELTRRRLGIFKGLDHAKMRRLTEELLRRVDLRLPSLDQPVKAMSGGQRQAVAITRMLLNEVHLLIMDEPMAALGVDEGRKVLDLIVTLRERELSTLIISHNLEHVFAIADRIAVMKNGELISVVNTRETTSDEVVGMIVSGRSYKEA, encoded by the coding sequence ATGAAAGCGAATGATTGGGAGGCTCCGAAAGGAACGAAAACCTTTCTTCATGCTAAGTCGATCTCTAAGAGTTATGGCGGTCTCAAAGCCGTCAGCGAGGTTGACCTCAAAATCCACAGGGGCGAGGTTGTTGCCCTTGTGGGAGACAATGGCGCAGGGAAATCAACTCTTATAAAGATGCTGTCTGGCGTCATCTCTCCGGACAGGGGTGCCATAGAGATAGACGGTCAGCCGATAAGGTTCCTTGGTCCCAGCGATGCCCGAACGGCTGGAATAGAAACGCTGCATCAACACTTAGGACTTGTTGAGGTCTTCAATGTTCCGGAGAACATTTTCCTCGGACAGGAGCTAACGCGCCGTCGTCTTGGTATCTTCAAGGGACTTGACCACGCCAAAATGCGGAGGTTAACGGAGGAATTGCTCCGCCGAGTAGATCTGCGATTGCCGTCGCTCGACCAACCTGTGAAAGCAATGTCAGGCGGGCAAAGGCAAGCGGTCGCCATCACTCGCATGCTGTTGAATGAGGTGCACTTGCTCATCATGGACGAGCCGATGGCCGCGCTCGGTGTTGATGAAGGACGCAAAGTTCTCGATCTGATCGTAACCCTTCGGGAACGAGAATTGTCAACACTCATCATCAGTCACAATCTCGAACATGTCTTCGCAATTGCTGATCGTATTGCAGTGATGAAAAATGGAGAACTTATCTCGGTTGTAAATACTCGGGAAACAACCAGCGATGAGGTCGTAGGTATGATCGTCTCCGGCCGCAGTTACAAGGAAGCCTGA
- a CDS encoding substrate-binding domain-containing protein produces MTDKSKTVSRRTLLGGMVGAGLAMPVILNSALAESSLKGMRVGYSTSLAANEWMVAQRRGVIETSAKHGFELSVVDANDRPSKQVQDIEDLVVRRMDAIIINTYYADAITPAVKQINEAGIPLVVLSSSLASSVEWTAHLATDNLGTSTRAGHIYAEKLNGKGKVILIEGKTGSFVNEERTRGWRSVIDKNPEIEIVGHAVANYERGLALRKMEEFLNSQRDIDAVYCNNDEMALGVLQAVREAGRERDIWITGYDGVQPDIMHAIAKGEIFGTFHNSPMGVEGVEVVAKILRDEPVDKRIVFQSPFINAENLAEFWDPESGMKMRPSQI; encoded by the coding sequence ATGACTGATAAATCAAAAACTGTATCCCGTCGCACCTTATTGGGAGGAATGGTTGGAGCTGGCCTGGCGATGCCAGTCATTCTAAACAGCGCCTTGGCGGAATCATCACTCAAAGGTATGCGGGTGGGCTATTCGACCAGTCTTGCCGCCAATGAATGGATGGTGGCGCAGCGTCGCGGTGTAATAGAAACTTCGGCAAAGCACGGCTTCGAGCTATCGGTTGTGGATGCCAATGACCGACCTTCAAAACAAGTTCAGGACATAGAGGATCTGGTGGTGCGGCGTATGGATGCCATTATCATCAACACCTACTACGCTGATGCAATCACACCCGCTGTAAAACAGATTAACGAAGCGGGAATTCCTTTAGTAGTACTAAGTTCTTCGTTAGCAAGTAGTGTTGAATGGACGGCGCATCTTGCCACCGACAATTTGGGGACTTCCACCAGAGCTGGCCACATCTATGCAGAAAAGCTTAACGGCAAGGGCAAAGTGATCCTTATAGAGGGGAAAACTGGATCGTTTGTTAATGAGGAGCGAACTCGTGGATGGCGTTCCGTAATCGATAAAAACCCGGAAATTGAGATAGTCGGTCATGCCGTTGCAAACTATGAGCGGGGCCTTGCACTGCGAAAGATGGAAGAATTTCTGAATAGTCAACGAGATATCGATGCCGTCTACTGTAATAATGACGAAATGGCGCTCGGCGTACTTCAGGCGGTTCGAGAAGCAGGTCGCGAGAGGGATATTTGGATTACCGGATATGACGGTGTGCAACCAGATATCATGCATGCGATCGCGAAAGGCGAAATATTCGGAACTTTCCACAACAGCCCGATGGGTGTCGAAGGTGTCGAGGTTGTCGCCAAAATTCTGCGTGATGAACCGGTCGACAAACGTATTGTTTTCCAGTCTCCCTTCATAAATGCGGAAAACCTCGCCGAGTTCTGGGATCCGGAATCAGGCATGAAGATGAGGCCTTCGCAGATCTAG
- a CDS encoding enoyl-CoA hydratase-related protein, with protein sequence MFDSTVVRTHVSAAGWARRMVYTAERLPADKAREIGLVNEVFDSPAALLDGVMAIARKIAEHSPLAIAGCKTMANYARDHSTADALDYVAVWNAAMLRPDDIKEAYIARGEKRAPVFDNLKPLKD encoded by the coding sequence ATGTTCGACTCCACGGTGGTTCGCACCCATGTATCGGCGGCGGGGTGGGCACGGCGGATGGTGTATACCGCCGAGCGGCTTCCCGCCGACAAGGCCAGGGAAATCGGCCTGGTCAACGAGGTGTTTGACAGCCCCGCAGCGCTGCTCGACGGGGTCATGGCAATCGCTCGAAAGATTGCCGAGCACTCGCCGCTGGCCATTGCCGGGTGCAAGACCATGGCCAACTATGCTCGCGACCACTCAACCGCCGATGCGCTCGACTATGTGGCGGTATGGAACGCGGCCATGCTGCGCCCCGATGACATCAAGGAAGCCTATATCGCCCGCGGCGAAAAGCGCGCGCCGGTTTTCGACAATCTCAAACCGCTTAAGGACTGA
- the araD gene encoding L-arabinonate dehydratase: protein MVERRKSKDLRSSRWFAAEDLRGFGHRSRAMQMGYDTDDFLGKPVVAIINTWSDINPCHAHFRNRVEHVKRGVLQGGGFPLELPAMSLSENFVKPTTMLYRNLLAMEVEELLRCHPVDGVVLMGGCDKTTPATVMGAVSMNLPMIFLPAGPMMRGHVNGKIVGSGSDVWKYWAEKEAGNISEGDWRDIEAGIARSHGTCMTMGTASTMTLITEALGLSLPGASSIPAGDSAHPRMSAACGRRIVEMIWNDVTPSTILTRRSFENALVVHNAIAGSTNAIIHLIAMAGRAGVSLTMDDFDISARTTPVIANLRPSGAWLMEDFHIAGGTRALLNVLSPFLHLDEKTISGRTLGENLVGAKVFDNDVIRPLDKPISSIVGTAVLFGNLAPNGCVMKPAAAEARLLRHTGPALVFDNYDDMAKAINDPDLDVTPDHVLILRNAGPVGGPGMPEWGMLPIPRKLLHKGVRDMLRISDARMSGTSYGACILHVSPEAHVGGPLSAVRNGDLISVDVEARSLNLLVPDVVIAERMSSSSSPPPSSSRGFAGMFTRHVTQAHLGCDFDFLEGVEILPEPEIH from the coding sequence ATGGTAGAGCGCCGCAAATCCAAAGACCTTAGGAGTAGTCGCTGGTTCGCGGCAGAGGATCTGCGCGGTTTTGGCCACCGCTCTCGTGCGATGCAAATGGGCTACGACACGGATGATTTTCTTGGCAAACCGGTCGTGGCAATTATCAATACGTGGAGCGACATAAACCCTTGCCACGCTCACTTCCGCAATCGCGTGGAACACGTGAAGCGCGGGGTACTCCAGGGCGGTGGTTTTCCACTCGAATTGCCCGCGATGTCGCTGTCGGAGAATTTTGTCAAGCCCACGACGATGCTCTATCGCAACCTGCTGGCGATGGAAGTTGAGGAACTGCTTCGATGCCATCCGGTAGACGGGGTTGTGCTTATGGGAGGTTGCGACAAAACTACGCCAGCGACCGTTATGGGTGCGGTCAGTATGAATCTTCCGATGATCTTCCTTCCGGCCGGTCCGATGATGCGAGGGCATGTCAACGGGAAGATTGTCGGATCGGGTTCCGATGTATGGAAATACTGGGCTGAAAAGGAGGCAGGTAACATTTCCGAGGGGGACTGGAGAGATATTGAGGCCGGTATTGCCAGATCGCACGGAACATGTATGACGATGGGTACTGCTTCGACCATGACTCTCATCACAGAGGCTCTTGGCCTGAGCCTTCCCGGGGCCTCTTCGATTCCTGCGGGTGATTCGGCGCATCCACGTATGTCGGCTGCCTGTGGGCGGCGTATCGTCGAAATGATCTGGAATGACGTCACCCCGAGCACAATTCTCACACGGAGGTCGTTCGAGAACGCGCTAGTGGTTCATAATGCGATCGCGGGTTCGACTAATGCCATCATTCATCTAATCGCCATGGCGGGTCGCGCTGGAGTATCCTTGACTATGGACGACTTCGACATTTCCGCAAGAACCACTCCTGTGATTGCAAATCTGAGACCATCCGGCGCATGGCTAATGGAGGACTTTCATATTGCCGGTGGCACTCGCGCTCTTCTAAATGTTCTTTCTCCTTTTCTTCATCTCGATGAAAAGACCATCTCGGGTAGGACGCTTGGAGAGAATTTGGTCGGAGCAAAGGTCTTTGACAACGACGTCATCAGGCCACTCGACAAACCGATCTCATCCATAGTGGGTACTGCGGTGCTGTTCGGCAACCTAGCACCAAACGGTTGCGTGATGAAGCCGGCGGCCGCCGAAGCGAGGCTTTTAAGACATACAGGCCCAGCGTTGGTTTTCGATAACTACGACGACATGGCTAAGGCAATCAACGATCCTGATTTAGACGTGACACCTGACCATGTGCTGATCCTCCGGAATGCGGGCCCAGTTGGTGGGCCCGGCATGCCGGAATGGGGGATGCTGCCGATACCACGAAAGCTACTGCACAAGGGGGTTCGCGACATGTTACGGATATCTGACGCGCGAATGAGTGGTACGAGTTATGGGGCGTGCATACTTCATGTCTCTCCAGAGGCTCATGTCGGAGGGCCTTTGTCCGCAGTTCGAAACGGCGACCTAATCTCCGTCGATGTTGAAGCTCGTTCGCTGAACTTGCTCGTTCCTGATGTTGTGATCGCAGAGCGTATGTCTTCATCTTCGAGCCCTCCTCCCTCTTCATCTCGTGGTTTCGCGGGGATGTTCACCAGACATGTGACGCAGGCACACCTTGGTTGCGATTTTGATTTTTTGGAAGGAGTGGAAATCTTGCCGGAGCCAGAAATTCACTAA
- a CDS encoding hydantoinase B/oxoprolinase family protein, which translates to MNISTDKNKRSVVDTITLSVIQNKLRHICSEMDISHEKASFSPVISEAFDRSNGIYDINTGDVIAQGEWGLPIFMGVMQETARDTIAKYPALNEGDIVVVNDPYRGGTHLQDVRMVKAVFYQGKPWCLLANTGHWPDIGGMVPGGFACQATEIEQEGLRIPPVKLCRQGVMDEDILDMILTNIRVSQERFGDIRAQIGALQVGENRIVELLDRYGVDVVSSAISELHNRSEQQVRTLVSEIPNGKYTSQSFIDSDGVDVGRLTISLTLTVKNGELTFDFTGSSKPCRGPLNSTWATTQASVYVAMKHIMPEVLVNAGCFRPFNIVPPEGTFLYARYPRPVSGCSSETSQRIMEAIFLALSQAIPERLFAAPFGTSGNFTLGGYDPEKERHYIMYFFSGGGYGGWWAGDGLTNGTSIQGISKTQPVEILEQRYPLLVEEYALRENSAGAGKYRGGFGVNYRMRLLRGRAVASFLMDHGAIGPPGILGGESGASNCIELEVGGRQVNIPHVSKGSGFALSPGDAVQVRTPGGGGYGDAADRDLESLAVDRARGYFRTAEKTDD; encoded by the coding sequence ATGAATATTTCAACTGATAAAAACAAACGCTCAGTCGTGGATACGATTACTCTTTCTGTAATTCAGAATAAACTTCGTCATATATGCTCCGAAATGGATATTTCCCATGAGAAAGCATCCTTCTCTCCGGTGATATCCGAAGCTTTCGACCGATCTAATGGAATTTATGATATCAATACCGGAGATGTTATTGCTCAGGGCGAATGGGGACTCCCTATATTCATGGGCGTCATGCAAGAGACTGCGCGTGACACCATTGCCAAGTATCCTGCTTTGAACGAAGGCGATATCGTTGTCGTAAACGACCCCTATCGCGGCGGCACGCACCTCCAGGATGTGCGCATGGTGAAGGCAGTGTTTTATCAGGGCAAGCCTTGGTGCCTACTCGCGAATACGGGGCACTGGCCGGACATAGGGGGAATGGTTCCCGGAGGCTTTGCCTGCCAAGCCACAGAGATCGAACAGGAAGGACTACGAATTCCGCCGGTCAAACTGTGCCGTCAGGGGGTAATGGACGAAGACATCCTCGACATGATTTTGACTAATATTCGTGTGTCTCAAGAGCGCTTCGGAGATATTCGTGCTCAAATCGGAGCATTGCAGGTCGGCGAAAATCGAATCGTCGAATTACTGGACAGATATGGTGTCGACGTCGTTTCATCTGCAATTTCTGAACTACATAACCGTTCAGAGCAGCAAGTACGCACGCTTGTAAGCGAAATTCCGAACGGAAAATACACATCCCAATCGTTCATCGACAGTGATGGAGTCGATGTTGGGCGATTGACAATTAGTCTCACTCTGACAGTCAAAAATGGCGAATTGACTTTCGATTTTACCGGAAGCAGCAAGCCTTGCAGAGGGCCGCTCAATTCCACTTGGGCGACGACCCAAGCATCCGTGTATGTCGCCATGAAGCATATCATGCCGGAAGTTCTGGTTAATGCTGGATGTTTCCGCCCGTTTAATATTGTTCCACCGGAGGGTACGTTTCTCTACGCACGATATCCACGGCCGGTTTCCGGCTGCTCTTCGGAAACATCCCAACGCATAATGGAGGCTATTTTTCTGGCGCTTAGCCAAGCGATACCAGAACGCCTGTTCGCAGCCCCGTTCGGAACTAGTGGCAATTTTACGCTGGGCGGTTACGACCCTGAAAAGGAACGCCACTATATTATGTATTTCTTCTCAGGTGGCGGCTACGGCGGCTGGTGGGCGGGAGATGGTCTAACTAATGGCACTTCCATCCAAGGGATTTCCAAAACCCAGCCGGTAGAGATCTTAGAGCAGCGTTATCCGCTCCTTGTGGAAGAGTATGCGCTGCGCGAAAACTCAGCAGGAGCGGGTAAATACCGTGGCGGCTTTGGTGTCAACTATCGGATGAGGTTGTTGCGTGGCCGAGCGGTAGCGTCGTTTCTTATGGATCATGGTGCAATAGGGCCCCCGGGTATCCTTGGGGGTGAAAGTGGTGCTTCCAACTGCATCGAGTTGGAAGTGGGAGGGCGACAAGTCAACATTCCTCATGTCTCAAAGGGGTCCGGCTTCGCATTGTCGCCGGGTGATGCTGTACAAGTTCGTACGCCGGGCGGCGGTGGTTATGGAGACGCAGCAGACCGCGACCTAGAGAGCCTCGCCGTTGATCGCGCACGTGGATATTTTCGAACGGCCGAGAAGACTGATGACTAA
- a CDS encoding SDR family NAD(P)-dependent oxidoreductase, translating into MIERNLLATIFTCQAAAEGMMQRRNGRIVTISSTAAFIGRPNSAIYATAKAAAVHYTRCLATQLRPFCINVNSIAPGETRTARFLATREVDENRLMDGGTLDRVALIDEVSRVTEVFVGPLGDFVSGQVIRVDGGAQCWPA; encoded by the coding sequence GTGATTGAGCGCAATCTCCTGGCCACGATTTTTACCTGCCAAGCGGCTGCTGAAGGAATGATGCAAAGGCGAAACGGTCGAATTGTCACAATCAGCTCAACTGCTGCGTTTATTGGAAGGCCAAATTCCGCGATATATGCGACGGCCAAAGCTGCAGCAGTTCATTATACAAGGTGCCTTGCCACCCAACTGCGTCCATTTTGCATAAACGTCAATTCGATCGCGCCTGGGGAAACTCGTACTGCTCGCTTTTTGGCCACCAGGGAGGTCGACGAGAACCGACTCATGGATGGGGGCACACTGGATCGGGTCGCCCTTATCGATGAAGTAAGTCGCGTGACGGAAGTATTCGTAGGCCCACTTGGCGATTTCGTCAGTGGCCAGGTCATTCGTGTGGATGGAGGTGCTCAATGTTGGCCTGCATAA
- a CDS encoding SDR family NAD(P)-dependent oxidoreductase gives MTKSLTGKVALVTGAGRGIGRAIADHLASQGCSIAIHGMRENGPSEYGEGRTLSETAHQISNRHDIRTMRVLADLTDPLQARALVATVEQELGPLDILVHNAGGDISAAGGKPDPNDCVHIVADDVSVGPQRS, from the coding sequence ATGACTAAGTCGCTTACAGGAAAAGTCGCCTTAGTCACAGGCGCCGGACGCGGCATTGGCCGGGCCATCGCCGACCACTTGGCAAGTCAAGGGTGCTCGATCGCCATTCACGGAATGCGTGAGAACGGCCCTTCTGAATATGGTGAAGGAAGAACCTTGTCTGAAACCGCGCATCAAATATCAAATCGCCACGACATTAGGACGATGCGCGTTCTAGCTGACCTGACCGATCCTTTACAGGCACGAGCATTGGTGGCCACGGTGGAGCAAGAACTGGGGCCGCTCGATATTTTGGTCCACAACGCCGGCGGCGACATTTCCGCGGCAGGCGGCAAACCCGATCCAAACGACTGCGTTCATATCGTTGCTGACGATGTCAGTGTCGGTCCGCAAAGAAGTTGA
- a CDS encoding aminotransferase class III-fold pyridoxal phosphate-dependent enzyme, translated as MSQIELVNAWAKATPGPSWGYMNLPAQLSPVIVRGNGARVFDASGKSYVDHLLSSGPLIVGHAHPVVVEAVTDQLSRGSAYFAINMPAIELAQEILGASLCGDTLHYQTTGSEATAAALRIARAATGRSKVIKFEGGFHGSHDLAQLSNDAVVDRPAPMINPSSAGGSPGMCQDALIAVYNDITSVEALVAQNRDNIACVIIEPIQRAIMPQPGFLEQLRALTHKEGILLIYDEVVTGFRVAWGGLKRCSGSFLILPAMERRLVGVPSFGRCWPS; from the coding sequence ATGTCACAAATTGAACTGGTGAATGCGTGGGCGAAAGCTACGCCGGGTCCATCATGGGGCTACATGAACCTACCCGCGCAACTCAGCCCTGTAATTGTAAGGGGCAATGGCGCCAGAGTCTTTGATGCATCGGGAAAATCCTATGTCGACCACCTCCTGAGCAGCGGACCGTTGATCGTAGGTCACGCTCATCCCGTAGTTGTGGAGGCTGTGACCGATCAATTATCGAGGGGATCGGCATACTTTGCGATAAATATGCCAGCTATTGAACTTGCTCAAGAGATCCTCGGCGCCTCTCTGTGTGGTGATACTCTGCACTACCAAACCACCGGTAGCGAAGCAACGGCGGCAGCACTGCGGATTGCACGGGCTGCAACAGGCCGATCGAAAGTAATAAAATTCGAAGGTGGCTTTCATGGAAGCCACGATCTAGCACAATTGTCGAACGATGCAGTCGTCGATCGACCAGCGCCCATGATTAACCCTTCTAGCGCTGGTGGATCTCCGGGTATGTGCCAAGATGCGTTAATCGCAGTTTATAATGACATCACATCGGTCGAAGCGCTCGTGGCGCAGAATCGAGACAATATTGCATGCGTCATCATTGAGCCGATCCAACGTGCAATTATGCCTCAACCCGGATTCTTGGAGCAGCTACGCGCACTGACGCACAAGGAAGGGATACTCCTGATCTATGATGAAGTCGTAACCGGTTTTCGGGTGGCTTGGGGGGGGCTCAAGAGGTGTTCGGGGTCGTTCCTGATCTTGCCTGCTATGGAAAGGCGATTGGTGGGGGTTCCCTCTTTCGGCCGTTGTTGGCCCTCGTGA
- a CDS encoding ABC transporter permease, which yields MSDTVNPPPPNKYKSAEIVDLAIRHSNVLALIALIVIAGVASPYFFEWRNIMNFLRGSAPLALVAIGTTIVILSRGIDLSVGSLVGVSATVVAAIIPFNPVLAVTLALVSGLLLGAVNGFLITRFNLQPFIATLAMLISGRGIVYMYTEGSNIVVRDPPKWFSFIGSGYVGPFPTPVVIAVAAFICMILVMRETQFGRHVYGIGANEEACKLFGINVKGVTLRIYMLSGLLSALAGIILVSRLTVAEPNAGHLMELDAISATLIGGTTFTGGIGSLGGTVIGVLVLAILGNTLNLVGISPFLQMFLQGVIIVIAVLMSEMRQKVLK from the coding sequence ATGAGTGATACGGTCAATCCACCCCCTCCAAATAAATATAAATCTGCAGAAATCGTAGATTTAGCTATCCGACACAGCAACGTACTCGCATTGATAGCACTAATAGTGATAGCAGGAGTAGCGTCTCCATACTTCTTCGAATGGAGAAACATCATGAACTTTCTGCGAGGATCAGCGCCTCTTGCTTTGGTGGCGATCGGAACGACGATCGTAATTCTGAGTCGCGGCATCGATCTTTCAGTTGGTTCATTGGTAGGCGTTTCTGCAACGGTCGTAGCGGCAATAATACCATTCAACCCAGTACTTGCAGTTACGCTCGCACTCGTTAGCGGACTCCTTCTTGGAGCTGTCAACGGATTTCTTATAACCCGATTCAACTTGCAACCTTTCATAGCCACTCTAGCGATGCTCATTTCAGGGCGTGGAATTGTATACATGTACACGGAAGGGTCCAATATCGTCGTTCGCGATCCTCCGAAATGGTTCAGTTTTATCGGTTCTGGATACGTTGGCCCGTTCCCCACCCCGGTCGTTATCGCAGTCGCTGCCTTCATCTGCATGATCTTAGTCATGCGCGAAACGCAATTCGGCCGCCATGTGTACGGGATTGGGGCTAACGAAGAAGCTTGCAAGCTTTTTGGCATCAACGTCAAAGGAGTTACGCTCCGCATATACATGCTTAGTGGCCTGCTCTCCGCTTTGGCAGGGATTATACTTGTGAGTCGACTGACCGTCGCGGAACCCAACGCCGGACACCTCATGGAGCTGGATGCGATATCCGCAACGTTGATTGGGGGAACGACATTCACGGGTGGCATCGGCAGTCTTGGAGGAACGGTAATTGGCGTTCTCGTACTGGCAATTTTGGGAAATACGCTCAACCTGGTGGGGATATCACCATTCCTCCAGATGTTCCTTCAGGGTGTGATCATCGTGATCGCTGTCCTGATGAGTGAAATGCGGCAGAAAGTCTTGAAATAA
- a CDS encoding transposase, which produces MSTKMTDADWANALAVFRASLPRRGAKARDDRLFLEALHYFSVDNVTRRALPERFGKWNSIWNRFDRLSKAGVFAEFFDHLANLSSRHI; this is translated from the coding sequence ATGTCAACGAAGATGACGGATGCGGATTGGGCCAACGCGTTGGCCGTGTTTCGGGCGTCGCTTCCCCGACGCGGGGCCAAAGCCCGCGATGACCGGTTGTTCCTCGAAGCACTGCATTATTTCTCGGTTGACAATGTCACACGGCGTGCGCTGCCAGAACGCTTCGGCAAATGGAACAGCATCTGGAACCGGTTCGACCGGCTGAGCAAGGCAGGCGTGTTCGCCGAGTTCTTCGATCATCTAGCGAATCTGAGCTCACGGCACATTTGA
- a CDS encoding HpcH/HpaI aldolase family protein has protein sequence MEIRRNRFKRALEKRIPQIGMWTNLGSDFIAEIIADAEFDWILLDMEHAPNEIGDVLRQLQAVDCRHTAPIVRPPWNDPVILKRLLDLGFQSFLIPFVQNHHEAELAVKATRYPPLGNRGVAGSMRASRFGRVKNYTQEAADEICVLVQVETREALDNLEDIAATEGVDGVFIGPSDLAASVGYLGRPDHPDMKALISEAIRRINSAGKVAGILAPIPSDAHRWLDEGAMFVSVGVDANMVVRSTAELRAQFPASSA, from the coding sequence ATGGAAATTAGACGCAATCGTTTCAAACGAGCACTGGAAAAGCGCATTCCGCAAATCGGAATGTGGACCAATCTTGGCTCTGATTTTATTGCAGAGATAATCGCGGATGCTGAGTTCGATTGGATCCTATTGGATATGGAACATGCGCCAAATGAAATTGGAGATGTGCTGAGACAATTGCAGGCTGTTGACTGCCGTCATACAGCACCGATTGTGCGCCCCCCGTGGAATGATCCCGTCATTCTGAAGCGTCTGCTGGATCTGGGATTCCAAAGCTTCTTGATACCTTTCGTGCAAAACCATCATGAAGCGGAACTGGCGGTGAAGGCGACCAGATACCCACCGTTGGGTAACCGAGGGGTGGCCGGATCTATGCGAGCGTCTCGGTTTGGCCGCGTGAAAAATTACACGCAGGAAGCTGCAGATGAGATCTGCGTTCTTGTCCAGGTGGAAACACGGGAAGCATTGGACAATTTGGAGGACATCGCGGCAACAGAAGGAGTGGACGGCGTCTTTATCGGTCCCTCAGACCTCGCGGCGTCGGTTGGTTATCTCGGACGACCTGACCATCCTGATATGAAGGCATTAATTTCAGAGGCGATCCGGCGAATCAATTCCGCCGGCAAAGTTGCTGGTATCCTTGCGCCGATCCCTTCTGACGCTCATCGTTGGCTCGATGAGGGAGCCATGTTCGTATCAGTTGGGGTTGACGCGAACATGGTGGTTCGCTCAACAGCGGAACTCCGGGCCCAGTTTCCTGCATCTTCAGCCTAA